In Castor canadensis chromosome 6, mCasCan1.hap1v2, whole genome shotgun sequence, the genomic window tggggatgtagttcaagtggtagagcacttgctaggcaaacacaaggccctgagttcaaatgttagtgccaccaaaaataagcaaagcatgcTTCTGTAAGCTTCTTGTACATCAGGACTCAGTCAAAAGATACTGTGTGGCTAGAGTGTAGAACAGCAGTTGTCAACCAGGGGTGATTTTGGCCCGCAGGGACCTTTGGTAGTTAGCATCCAGCGACATTTTTTGAGGATCTGGGGTGAGGGGTAGGAGATGCTTCTGGCATCTGGTGAATGGAGACTGGGGGTGCTTACAGCCCCCAGTACAACAGGTCAAAGCTCACAATGTctgcagaggcagaggtaggCAGGAGTCACACTCAGGTTCACGTCCAGCAGGTTTGTACTCTGGAGTGGTGAGATGTCCACCAGTGGAGGAAATTTCTTGCTGGACACCACCTGGCACCCTGGGTTAGGTGAGGTCAGCTTGGTGGGCCATCCCTGGCACCCTCTGGCTGACCACCCTCTGGAGGGCGCCCTGCATGTCCCGGTTACGGAGTGTGTAGATAGCTGGGTACAGCAGCGGCGTGAGGTTGATATAAATGAGTGACACCAGCTTGTCCTCCTCCAAGGAGCGGCTGCTCAGGGGTCTGGCGTACATGGCCGTGGCACAGCCATAGTGGAGTATGGCCACTGTGAGATGGGAGGCCACCGTGTTGAAGGCTTTTCGGCGGCCTGCAGCATCCCCCACACCTAGGATGACCACCAGCACCCTGGTGTAGGAAAGGAGGATGAGGACCAGTGGTAGCACCAGCAGCAACAGGCAGGCCACCAGGAGCATGTGCTTCTGCAGGTCCCGGTTCCCACAGGCCAGCACCAGCACCGCAGGGAGGTCACAGAAGACATGGTTGACAAGGCCACCGCGGCAGAAAGGCAGCCGGAATATGGCAGTGGTGAGGCCTAAGGCTAGGATGGAGCCACCTGCACAACAGGAGGCCAGAAGGCCCCAGCAGAGCCCCGTGGTCATGAGCTGGGGATAGTAGAGTGGGTGGCAGATGGCCAGGTAGCGGTCCAAGGCCATGGCTGCCAGCAGGAGGCATTCAGCGCCTCCCAGAGCTACAAAAAGGGCCATCTGGGCGGCACAGGTGGAGGGGGTCACGGCCTGACCCCCGGGAGGCAGGAGGAAGCCAGCCAGCATGCGTGGAGTGAGCACCAGTGTGTAGGCCACCTCCACGGTGGACAGTGCGcccaggaagaagtacatgggtgtgtgcagggCGGGCTCTGCCAGCGCCAGGCCCAGCATAAGCAGGTTCCCCATCAGCGTGGCCAGGtagaggggcaggaggagggcgAAGAGAAGCACGCGAAGGGCCTGGGGCCACCCGGAGAAGCCCAGGATTATAAACTCTTGCGGGGCCGCCCAGCTGGACTCTGGCCAGTGGCTGGTGTTGAGGCCTAGGACAGGAGTGTCACAGTATCACAGCCCTCATAAGAAGTAGGTGTCTTTTGCCTCTCCTGGGCCCAAGAACCCCCCTCTAGCCCTCTGAGGTCCCAGCCCTTGCTCCCTGCCCCTCTGTGCACCCCCTCTAGGGCCTGGGAGCCCGTCCCTCATTTCCACAGCATCTAATGTCCTCTGGAAATTGAGGTGTTCAGAGCCACCAACCACATTTCCTGCGGCCTCCAGTGTCCTGTGTGTTTCCACACGCCCTGGGGCTGTCTTCAGACCTGTCCTCAGTGCTCCCAGCTCCCCTAAGTCCCCCGTTGCCCTTACCTAAGGAGCCAGGCATCCTCTCAGAGCCCAGAGTGGGAAGATGGCTGATGGGGCTCAAATGAGCTCTGGGTGACAGACCTGGGCAGTCCTGCAGATGAAGCCATAAGGATTAAGGGGCTTGGTCAGAGCTTAATATTTTGTTCTCAGAGGCCCGTCTGATGCCCTCCACACTACCACTCTCAGGTTGGCACCACCTCCTAGCTCAGTGCTGACAGGCCACATGACCCCTCTCTGCACCTGCCCTCAGATGGttccttttacatttcttttccttaggTGGATTGAGGACAAGCCCGCGGCAATCCTGGGCGCCTCATTTCTCTCTGACTCAGCTAGAGGGGAGAGAGTACGGGGGAAAATGGGCCACCCTCTCGGGGGTGGGGGCACATGTGATCTTATAATGAGCAGAAGCCTGTGAGAGCCGCCTGGTTCCATGGCTTGAGCCATGATGCTTCGTAAATCTGTCTGGAGACCAACGCCTTCTCTTTTTAACTACAGAACCACCACcaccctttttttggtgggactggggtttgaactcagggctttaagcttgccaaccaggtgctctaccacttgagccatgcctccaatccattcttttctagttattttggaggtggggtttcaagaactatttgcccaggttggcctagaatgGCAaccctcctaatctcagtctcccaagtagccggggttacagatgtgagccactggcacccagctaacggcagttcatgagaccctatctcgaaaaaccgaaaaagggctggtggagtggctcaagctccaccacacttgcctagcaagtgtgaggccctgagttcaaactccagtacataaaaaaaaaagaactcctgTCCCAACATAGATGGAAGCGGAGATCCTTTTAAGTGAAGGAAATCAGGTACAATAAAACCAAGTACCTTCGGGCCTCCTCTGTGCACCCGGATCCTGTGTGGGGAAGGGACTCACTCCCTATACGCATGGTGTCTTTGCGCGCACTGTTTTTGCTTCCTGGAATCCCCTGGAGTCCCTATATTATCTACCTGGATAAAGTTCTGTTTGTCCTTCAATGTCACGTCCTGGGTGAAGCAGCCTGTTTCCCTTGCAGGCAGAGTGTCACCCTCTGAGTCCACAGTTGTTACGGCAACTTTAGTCTCCTGGGACTGAGgatttgagttgtttttgtctGGGTTGTTTGTATTTCTCAATCCTCACTTCTCCCAAATTTGTGTTTCATCTCAAGGCCCTTAATTATTGTCTCTGACCTGACTTTCTGGTCTTGGAATCATAGCGAACCATAGGCCTTGCCTTTTACCATTACCCCGGACAAGGGCTCCAGATTCTGGCAGATCCTCTCCCAAAACGCCCTCAGTATCTACCATCAATGTCACAATCAGCCTCAGTTGGGAGACGGGCAGTCAACCCTCTCCATGGTCACTATCCCCCAAACTACGAGAGTCATGTCCACCTCCATACTCAGTCGCTCAAGGCCAAGTGTCAAGGAAGACACACATTCTGCTCTCCATTCTTTTCCCATTCGCCAAGCCTTAAAAAAGGCTAACCCAACCCTGTCTCCCCTCCCAAGAAGCCTTGcctggcttttgttgttgttgttttgctagcattagggcttgaactcagggcctcatgcttgctaggcaggtgctctaccacttgagccactccaccagccctttttggagatgggtatttttgagataggatcgtgtgaactatttttcccaggctggcttcaaaacatggtcttgatttctgcctccagagtagctggaattacaggcgtgtgtCACTGGTGCCTGGTCTTGCCTGGCTTCTTAAAAGCACTTACCTCCTAGCACCAATGCCTCAAAAGTAGGTGGATGGGATACCCACCACACCAGGGTATTCCTCAATAGTTGGCCAATGGTTCCTCTCCTCACAGGTTTAGTCATTTTGTCGAGCTTAGACCAACAACCACTGCACCGAGAACCATGATGTCTGTCCTCAAATGTCCAGTAGGTGATGGGGAGCCTGTCACAACATGTTAGAATCGTGTCCTGTAAAATGAGAGTCAGAGCAGATGGCCTTTTATTTCTGCCAGTTCTACTGTTTTATAGTAAGAtgaccttgactttttttttttggtggcgctggggtttgaactcagggcctcactcttgctaggcaggcgctctaccgcttgagtcactctgctgcTCTCATTGTTAGCTGTGTGGTAGACGTGATATTGTTGGAGGATTGACGGAAGACATCTGCGGAGATGAAGTAAGTAGAGGGAGAGAAGGATCAGGGTGGCAGAGGTGTGCCACACGCCAGGATCTCCTCACCTGCTGATGCCATGACCTGGATGACTTTAAGGTTCTAGCCCCAGTCTGTCATCCCTAGCTCTTCCACTTTCCCCCACCCCTGACAAACCCTTCATCAGCAGTGCCTCCGCACTCCCCTTAATGCTATGAGAGAAGACGATAGAAGGAAAACAGCTCTGACTTCTGCCATTACTATTCGTGCTGTTGGTTGAATTCTTCCAGTGTGCAAGTGATGTTCCCAGCCCTCATATGCACTgtgttatttaatatatatggctcatgcctggaatcccagttactagggagacagagaccgggaggactgcagttcgagaCCAGCTCTGGGGAAAAACAGATAGACCCctgtctcaaccaacaagctggactTGGCAGTGTgcacctgaaattccagctacccaggaggcataggtagcagCATCAAGGCCTGCGGATGACCCTGTGCAAAAATGCAAGagcctatgtgaaaaataactgaagcaaaaagggcagggaggtgagactcagtggtagaaagcctgtttagcaagtgcaaggccctgagttcaaatccaagtcccatctctttctctctagttaatatttataatagctgCAAGACAACTATGTAGTAGGCATTATTAATTTATAGATGAAGAAGTTGAAACTTGCAGCATTTGACTTGTTAAAGGGGGTCACATGGCTCCTTCCTGCAGTAGGATTTGCCCCCAGGTGTGACAGATTTCAGCATCTGTGCTCTCACGCAGAGGGAGCCTGCTCTACTCTGTATCTTATCTGTGTCTCCCTGCTCATGCGAGGGGAAAAcgaatgaaggaaaatgaagcagACTTTGAAGGAGACATAGAGAGGAGGGATGCAGGACCCACCCAAGGCTGTAGCAGAGAGACTGAGAGTGAAGactaagggagagagggaagtgggggagagggagagggaagacagagagagagagagagagaaggggaaggggagatgggaggggaggagggaggggggaagaaagaagagaagggagagaagagaagagaagaagggaaagaagagagaggaaaggagaggggagaggaggagaggaaagagaaagaaaagagagaggagatggagagagggattgagagagagagagagagagagaccaagagaTTGCGAATCTTCTTCTGGACCCGAGACTCCTttcttaaaggattttttttccctctatgtCCAATGTGGGTAGATTTTTCCAGGAGCTTTGAACTCCAATCCCTAGCCCAGCACAAACACCTTCTTTCATGCCATCCTTGGAGGGGAAAGACCAGAATATGGGATATTAATTTAAAGAAGATAGCCAGACTCAGGACCGCCATACTCAGCTTTCAAACTCTCTTTGACTCTCAGCTCTTTGCTTGGCTAAACTCACTACCCATCTagttatgagagagagagagagagagagagagagagagagagagagagagagagagagagagaaagaaagagagagaaagagagaaagtttgGATTGAGGAGGTAACTTGGATCCTGGATAGAAGTCCAAGTTCCAGGTCGGCTCAAGTGgaaaaacacttgcctagcaagcacaggctctgagttcaaacctcagaaccacttaaaaaaatgaattccaaGTTCCATCAGCCACAGTATGGATCCATCATAGCTTTTTGGCCTCACCCTCCACTATCTTCTGCCATAGCTTTCCTCCCAGGCCACCCAAGGAATTGAATATACTGTCTCACCCAATTTTCTTGGTCTTACACACAGTTCTCTGCTATCCGAATGTCTTTTTCTCACCTGGAAATTTACTTATTCTTTGTGGTCCAGCTCAAACATAATCTCCCCATAGTTGAAATAATAAAGAAGCAGAATGAACTGTAGAGAGAGTTTGTAGAAAATGGGAGCAGGTTAATTTTTACATCCTTATCCCTTGCCTCCCCTGATGTTCCATCTTCTATTCCCTGTAAGGAGGGGTTCTTAGGCTCAGCAAGAACAGAGTTGCCTAATAGGTTTCCCGGGACCCACTTAGAGTCTGGCTTGATGCGAAGCCCTAGGGCCTTGTTACTGATCGCCCTAAGGAAACAGGGTCTCAGCAGGCTGGGGcttgagggaggaggaggagaagagaactTAGAGAACCTGCACTTGAGCGTCCTGGGAGAGTCTGAAATGTCTGGGCTAAGGAGGCCAGAGACTTCCTCCCTGTAGGGATAGTAAGGCTGTGTAGCAAGAGCTGGGATGAACTTGAACCCAGGGGGATGAGTAGCCCAAAACACTTCAGTAGCAGCTccctggagaaaggaaaagaaagtcacTCTCTATCtgcatttttctgaaatttgaatCAAGGAATGGCCAGGAGACTGATGGTTTTAGAGTGGATTGACGGGAGTAATGCCAGCAGGATGGTGGGCTAGTCCTCCTGGTCCTAGTCCTTGTTCTCCCACAAAAATACAATGACTTAACAGCTTTCCCTGGGCTAAAGTGGTCTCTAGGACAGCTCCAGAGTTCAAACAAGAAACTGTGGTAGCCCAATACCACTCCCCAAACCAGGGATAACTGCATAGAAAAGGACAGGAAGAACAGTTTCATTTTCCTGTCATCCCATTCCTAAGGCTGGCATGGCTCAGGGATGAGTAAATCCCTGTAGACACAGTTCCTCTgcaggggaagaagagagaagtacCCCCAACAGCTTTCGCCACCAGTCACCCTGCCAGCCCTCACTGCTGCCTCAAATTCCCAAAGCCTTTGCTGCCAAGGACCCTGTGGCCTTCACCAACTTGGACTCCAGCTGCTGGAGCCTCCCAGTGTCCACACCACCATGGTTTCCTAGAACCAGAGCCACCACATTCCCTCTTCACCAGTCCCGCTATGCACACTGGAGCCAGCACCATCAAGACGCCACACATGAGCTATTACCCTCTACCTGCCCACCCACAGGTAGAAATCCATACACTCTAGAAATCATGACCACTTTGTCCAATGCACAGACACCAATGCAAGGTGACAAGGAACACAAAAAAACAAGGACACATGACACCACTAAAAGAACATGGTAGATTCCCAGCTGTTGTCCCCTAAGAAAAAGGAGATCTCTGAATAACCTGAAAAGGAATTCTAAATACTCGTTTTAAAGATGCTCAGATGGATAACtcaacaaaataaggaaaatagcACACACATGAACAAACAAGAGGTTTAGCAAAATAGAAATCATTAAGGAAAAAGAACTAAATGGAAATCTGAGTTCTGAAAAATACAATGattgaaatgggaaaaaaatgtggtattgagTTTCCACATCAGATTAAATCAAGAAGAATCAGTGGCCGTGAAGACAGCTCACTTAAAATTATCCAATCAGGGCTGgggggtcatggctcaagcagtagtggatgcctagcaaacttgaagccctgagttcaaacctcattactgcCAAAAAGTTATCTGATcagagaacaaaatagaaaaacaagaagaatggATGCTAGGCTGTGGTGgtggacacctgtaatcccagcactcaggaggtcaaGGCAGGGATATCGTGAATTTGAGGCAAACCTGGTCTacctagagagaccctgtctcaagcaaaacaaaacaaaaatggaaaagaggaaaaaagtccACAAGATTTATGGGACACCATCaagcaaagaaataattaaaaaaatcttagtggggtgctggtggctcatgcttgcaatcctagctattcaggatgcagagatcaggagaactgtggtttgaagccagcccaggcttcagacttcaaatagttcacaagaccctgtgtcaaaaaaatccatcaccaaaaaaagaaggttggcagagtagctcaagcagtaaaccaccagcctggcatgtgtgaggccctgagttcaaaccctagtgatGCCCCCCCCAATTCTCAAATCTAGGAAGCAGGAATCTATATTCAAGAAACCCAGAGTACCCAAAAAGGCTGAATTAGAAGTCTTCATTGAGACATATTATAATTCAATTGTCAAAAGTCAGTAACAAAGACAAAAGAGTGTAACAAAAGTGATCCAtcaagagccaggtgtggtgggacatgcctgtaatcccagctatatgggaggcagaggtaggaggatcatggttggaagctgGCCACAGggaaaagtgagactctatctgagaaatacactaaagtaaaaaggggggcaaggcatggcttaagtggtagagcacctgcctagcaagggcaaggccctgaattcaaatcccagtgctgccaaaaaataaaatatatcttgaGACCAATCAAAAACACAATATATCAGCACTTATGGGATGCAGCAAAAGCAATactgagaggaaaatttacagTGATAAACAggtagattaaaaaagaagaaatatctcaAGTAATCAATGTTTACATCTCAAGGAACTAGAGAAGTAAGAATAATTTACACCCAAAGTTGAGCatataaaaggaataataaaaattggagtaaaaataaaatagagaatagaaaaacaatggaaaaaaatcaaaactaagaattattattttttgaagagacaaatgagccagctgtggtggctcatgcctaataatcccagctacttacaaggcagatatcaggaggatcatgatttgaagctagcaaacagttttcaagactctatctcgaaaaaacccatcacaaaaatagggctggtggagtgactcaaggtgtaagccctgagttcaagccccagtacaacaacaacaaaaaaagacaaatgacatTGACAACCCTTTAGCTAAATTAAGTaggaaagagagaagactcaAGTAAAATCAGACATGCAAAGATGAGACATTAGAACAGATGCctgagaaataaaaaggatcaGAGAGCACTATAATGAGTGATTTTATggataatctagaagaaatggattgaTTACTAGAAGAAATATACAACCTACCAAGCCTTAATCAAGAAGAAGTAGGAGACCTGAGCAGATTAATGACAAACTAGGAGATTGAGCCAGTAATCAAAAACCTCCCAACAAAGGGggaaaaagcccaggaccagatggcaTCACCAGCAAACTCTACCAAACATTCAAAAAGGAATTGATCCCAGTCTTTCTTCATATTCTTCCAAAAAATATAAGAAGTGGGACCACTTCCAAACTCTTTTTATCAAACTAGCCTCATCCTAACACTAAAGCCAGGCCAATGACAGCACAAGAAAGGAAATCTTACAGGCCAGTGTTCCTGGTggacatagatgtaaaaatcctcaataaatctTAGCTAATGATACTCAACAGTACAATAAAAGTCACATGTCACAGCCAATTGGGATTTATCTccagaatgcaaggatggttccaCATTTGCAAATTAATGTGAGATACcatgttaataaaattaaagatcaaATCCACATTGTTATCCCAATTGttgcagaaaaagtatttgacaaaactTAGCATCTGTGATGGTTACTCTTGTGTGTCAACTTGGTTGGATTGAGAAGGGTCTGGAAGGTGAGTAAAGCACAcccctgggtgtgtctgtgaggctgTTTCCAGGAAGGGTAACTAAGGGGGGAGTATCCGCCCTGAATGTGGGCtgcaccat contains:
- the LOC109687618 gene encoding olfactory receptor 10AC1-like — translated: MVKGKAYGLNTSHWPESSWAAPQEFIILGFSGWPQALRVLLFALLLPLYLATLMGNLLMLGLALAEPALHTPMYFFLGALSTVEVAYTLVLTPRMLAGFLLPPGGQAVTPSTCAAQMALFVALGGAECLLLAAMALDRYLAICHPLYYPQLMTTGLCWGLLASCCAGGSILALGLTTAIFRLPFCRGGLVNHVFCDLPAVLVLACGNRDLQKHMLLVACLLLLVLPLVLILLSYTRVLVVILGVGDAAGRRKAFNTVASHLTVAILHYGCATAMYARPLSSRSLEEDKLVSLIYINLTPLLYPAIYTLRNRDMQGALQRVVSQRVPGMAHQADLT